A genomic stretch from Desulfotignum balticum DSM 7044 includes:
- a CDS encoding 2Fe-2S iron-sulfur cluster-binding protein yields the protein MGDIQFEIDGQTVTAVPGMTVLEVAQKHGIYIPTLCHHEKLEPFGGCRLCIVEVEDRGWTKYVVSCVFPAAGGIIVRTRSEKVDRLRKTILELLMAHAPDAPQLVELAKVYGADPNRYESDPSFCIHCGLCVRYCAEVAQKNAIGFVDRGINKEISFVPEIAAQYCNDCKACFPLCPTSYLQAAFVYAQAMTFPGAGHN from the coding sequence ATGGGTGATATACAATTTGAAATCGATGGACAGACCGTGACAGCGGTTCCGGGCATGACTGTTCTGGAAGTGGCCCAGAAACACGGGATCTATATCCCCACCCTGTGCCATCATGAAAAACTGGAGCCGTTCGGCGGCTGCCGGCTGTGTATCGTGGAAGTGGAGGACCGGGGCTGGACCAAGTATGTGGTGTCCTGCGTATTCCCGGCAGCCGGCGGTATCATCGTGAGAACCCGGTCTGAAAAAGTGGACCGGCTGCGTAAAACCATTCTTGAGCTGCTCATGGCCCATGCACCGGATGCGCCTCAGTTGGTGGAACTGGCAAAAGTTTACGGGGCAGACCCCAACCGGTATGAAAGCGATCCTTCTTTTTGCATCCATTGCGGCCTGTGCGTGCGGTATTGTGCGGAAGTGGCCCAGAAAAACGCCATCGGATTCGTGGACCGGGGCATCAACAAAGAGATCAGCTTTGTACCGGAAATTGCGGCCCAATACTGCAATGACTGCAAGGCGTGCTTTCCCTTGTGCCCCACCTCCTATCTCCAGGCCGCATTTGTCTATGCCCAGGCCATGACGTTTCCGGGTGCAGGGCATAA
- a CDS encoding NADH-quinone oxidoreductase subunit NuoF, producing MARLETPEALESFRQEILSRRDPDSPCVSICAGAGCVASGADEVIAVFEKEIEAKGLSATVSTKGTGCPGFCEQGPVVVIYPEEICYLQVQAKDVPEIVAQTIENKQVVERLCYKDPATGERAVKESDIPFYRSQQRTVLCNNIKIDSKRIEDYLALGGYAALAKALGQMTDLEVLEEVKKSNIRGRGGAGFPAGRKWEGSRNAKEPIKYVIVNADEGDPGAFMDRALLEGNPHSILEGLILGGYAVGAHEGYFYVRQEYPLAVKNIHLAIQQAEHYGLLGENILGSGFDFKVIVHQGAGAFVCGESTALMTSLEGKAGEPRPKYVRSNVKGLWERPSVLNNVETWANIPLIIDKGADWFTSVGTDSSKGTKIFSLVGKITNTGLVEVPMGMTLREIIYDIGGGIPNNKKFKAVQTGGPSGGCIPEHLLDLQVGFDELTKAGSMMGSGGMIVMDEDTCMVDVARYFIAFLTDESCGKCVPCREGLRQMHRILTNITQGKGKQGDIELLEELAETAVEASLCALGKSAPNPFLSTLKYFREEYEAHINDKRCPALACKELINFYIDPDRCTGCGTCRKQCPADAINGDKNLIHIIDQDKCTRCGTCFEVCPPKFSSVVKLSGEPVPDPVPEEERTIRKKTKEKG from the coding sequence ATGGCACGGTTAGAAACGCCGGAAGCGTTGGAAAGTTTTCGGCAGGAGATATTGTCCCGAAGAGATCCTGACAGCCCCTGTGTGTCCATTTGTGCGGGTGCCGGGTGTGTGGCATCGGGTGCGGATGAAGTCATTGCCGTATTTGAAAAGGAGATCGAGGCAAAAGGGTTGTCCGCCACAGTGTCCACCAAAGGAACGGGATGCCCGGGATTCTGTGAACAGGGCCCCGTGGTGGTGATCTATCCCGAAGAGATCTGTTATCTTCAGGTGCAGGCCAAAGATGTGCCCGAGATCGTGGCACAGACCATTGAAAACAAACAGGTGGTGGAACGGTTGTGCTACAAAGACCCGGCCACAGGGGAACGGGCCGTCAAGGAATCGGATATTCCGTTTTACCGGTCCCAGCAGCGCACGGTGTTATGCAACAACATCAAAATCGATTCCAAGCGCATTGAAGATTACCTGGCTTTGGGCGGATATGCGGCCCTGGCCAAGGCCCTGGGTCAGATGACCGATCTGGAAGTACTGGAAGAGGTGAAAAAATCCAATATCCGGGGCCGGGGCGGGGCCGGGTTTCCGGCCGGCCGAAAATGGGAAGGTTCCAGAAATGCAAAAGAGCCCATCAAATATGTGATCGTGAATGCGGATGAAGGTGATCCCGGCGCGTTCATGGACCGGGCCCTTCTGGAGGGCAATCCCCATTCCATCCTGGAAGGACTGATTTTAGGCGGATATGCCGTCGGCGCCCATGAAGGGTATTTTTATGTGCGACAGGAATATCCGCTGGCCGTGAAAAACATTCATCTGGCCATCCAGCAGGCGGAACATTACGGGCTTTTGGGAGAGAACATTCTGGGGTCCGGCTTTGACTTCAAGGTGATCGTGCACCAGGGGGCCGGGGCGTTTGTGTGCGGAGAATCCACGGCCCTGATGACGTCTCTGGAAGGCAAGGCCGGAGAACCCCGGCCCAAGTATGTCCGGTCCAATGTCAAAGGATTGTGGGAACGGCCGTCGGTTTTGAACAACGTGGAAACCTGGGCCAACATCCCCTTGATCATCGACAAAGGAGCGGACTGGTTCACCTCCGTGGGCACGGACAGCTCCAAAGGCACCAAGATCTTTTCCCTGGTGGGAAAAATCACCAACACCGGTCTGGTGGAAGTGCCCATGGGCATGACATTACGAGAAATCATCTATGATATCGGCGGCGGGATTCCCAACAACAAGAAATTCAAGGCCGTTCAGACGGGCGGACCCTCCGGGGGCTGTATCCCGGAACACCTGCTGGACCTGCAGGTGGGGTTTGACGAACTCACCAAGGCCGGGTCCATGATGGGATCCGGCGGCATGATCGTCATGGACGAGGACACCTGCATGGTGGACGTGGCCAGATATTTTATCGCGTTTCTCACGGATGAATCCTGCGGCAAGTGCGTGCCCTGCAGAGAAGGGCTGCGCCAGATGCACCGGATTTTGACCAATATCACCCAGGGCAAAGGCAAACAAGGCGATATCGAACTGCTGGAGGAACTGGCGGAAACCGCCGTGGAAGCGTCCTTGTGCGCCCTGGGAAAAAGTGCGCCCAATCCGTTTTTAAGTACGTTGAAATATTTCAGAGAAGAATATGAGGCACATATCAACGACAAACGGTGTCCGGCCCTGGCCTGCAAGGAATTGATCAATTTTTACATTGATCCGGACAGATGCACAGGCTGCGGCACCTGCCGCAAGCAGTGCCCGGCTGATGCCATAAACGGAGACAAGAACCTGATCCACATCATTGATCAGGATAAATGCACCCGGTGCGGCACCTGTTTTGAGGTGTGTCCGCCGAAATTTTCTTCCGTGGTCAAACTCTCAGGTGAACCCGTGCCGGACCCCGTGCCCGAAGAAGAGCGCACCATCCGGAAAAAAACGAAAGAGAAAGGATAG
- a CDS encoding complex I 24 kDa subunit family protein, whose amino-acid sequence MEIEKIDQIIEKHHGEASNLLQIMLDIQSENNWLSKQALARVSEKLSVPMTRIQHIATFYKAFSLVPKGRHKVHICVGTACHVRGATRILDTVEEATGIKPGETDLDLKFSLETVNCLGCCALGPVMEVDGKVHGKMSPVKASKALKTYE is encoded by the coding sequence ATGGAAATTGAAAAAATAGATCAGATAATCGAGAAGCACCATGGCGAGGCCAGCAATCTGCTCCAGATCATGCTGGACATTCAAAGCGAGAACAACTGGCTTTCCAAACAGGCGCTGGCGCGGGTCAGTGAAAAACTGTCCGTTCCCATGACCCGGATTCAGCATATTGCCACGTTTTACAAGGCATTCAGTCTGGTGCCCAAAGGACGGCACAAAGTGCATATCTGTGTGGGCACGGCCTGTCATGTCAGAGGCGCCACCCGGATTCTGGATACAGTGGAGGAAGCCACGGGCATCAAGCCCGGAGAGACGGATCTGGATCTGAAATTCAGCCTGGAGACGGTCAACTGTCTGGGGTGCTGCGCCCTGGGGCCTGTGATGGAAGTGGACGGCAAGGTTCATGGAAAAATGTCACCGGTCAAGGCGTCCAAAGCCTTGAAAACATATGAATAG
- a CDS encoding hydrogenase iron-sulfur subunit — protein MSAGQEFKPKLLGFVCHWUAYGAADLAGVSRLQYANEMRLIRVMCSGRVDLEFIFRAFSNGHDGVFIGGCKLDECNYVTHGNYDAYANTYIAKRILTHIGLNPDRLRTDFMSGADGHLLAQYTDDFSRQITEIGPLGSSEGLDPDTVKFKLAAARNLVPFIRLAEREKLRVPLKSKKAYQAFFSRPDTDDLFDRMLTDKLAVSQILLLLKEKPLSTGDISGQLGLNPSEVSRHMITSSRHGMVKYDTASNCYALARA, from the coding sequence ATGAGTGCAGGTCAAGAATTTAAGCCGAAACTGCTGGGATTTGTCTGCCACTGGTGAGCATACGGGGCAGCGGACCTGGCTGGAGTTTCCAGACTACAATATGCAAATGAGATGCGGCTGATCCGGGTGATGTGTTCGGGCCGGGTGGACCTGGAGTTTATCTTCCGGGCGTTTTCCAACGGTCACGACGGGGTGTTCATCGGCGGATGCAAACTCGATGAATGCAACTATGTCACCCACGGCAATTACGATGCCTATGCCAACACCTATATCGCCAAACGAATATTGACCCATATCGGTCTGAACCCGGACCGGCTGAGAACCGACTTCATGTCCGGGGCTGACGGCCATCTGCTGGCCCAGTATACGGATGACTTCAGCCGGCAGATCACGGAAATAGGCCCTTTGGGATCCAGCGAAGGCCTGGACCCGGACACGGTGAAGTTCAAGCTGGCGGCCGCCAGAAATCTGGTGCCGTTCATCCGCCTGGCGGAAAGAGAAAAACTGCGGGTGCCGCTGAAATCCAAAAAAGCCTATCAGGCATTTTTCAGCCGCCCGGACACGGATGACCTGTTTGACCGGATGCTCACGGACAAACTGGCCGTGAGCCAGATTCTGCTGCTGTTAAAGGAGAAACCGCTGTCCACCGGTGATATCTCCGGGCAGCTGGGGTTGAACCCGTCCGAGGTGTCCCGTCATATGATCACCTCTTCCCGTCACGGTATGGTCAAATATGATACGGCCAGTAATTGTTACGCACTGGCCAGGGCATAA
- a CDS encoding FAD-dependent oxidoreductase → MQLFSDSVAGRDFGDVMVVGGGVSGIQASLDLATAGFRVYLVEKNPSIGGHMSQLDKTFPTNDCSMUILSPKLVEVGRHPNIEVLTFTEVETIEGEKGDFQVTLKTRPRYIIEEKCTGCTTCMEYCPVEYPDAFNQGISNNKAVHVYFSQAIPLVAYIDDSCLYLSEKKCDICRGVCQTGAIDFRQKPTRTRINVGAVILSSGITPFDPSAREEYGYSQYTNVVTSMDYERLLSSTGPYGGEVRRGSDKQHPKNIAWIQCVGSRRVTPGDNSYCSGVCCTYTQKQMILTKDHDPDAKCTVFHNDIRSFGKDFERYFQRADDLPDTRFIRSYASVAGENPETKNIKIRYATADQGVKEEEFDMVVLSVGLNPPKAYKEIAEKFKIDINAHGFCDIDSSNPVQTSRPGIFVSGAFQGPTDIPESVFTASGAGSRVGEMLNFRRGKLARERIYPEERDVSNEEPRIGVFVCHCGANISSVVNVPSTVEYAKTLPHVVYAQEQIFSCATNSAREITDLAVEKGLNRVVIAACSPRTLEPLFRDTLQEAGLNQYYLDMANIREHCSWVHSRQKEEATQKAKDIMRMSVARAAHLEPLKEFDLPVNKTALVVGGGIAGMTCALSIAAQGHTVELVEKSKDLGGMGRRIHGTLEGLEVQAYLDDLIAKVYKNPHIHVSHEAEIKEVAGYLGNFTTTVQTEGRTKIIKHGASVLAIGADVYNPTEYLYGENDAVFTHLEIGEEIAKGNDTVTGAESLVMIQCVGSRNETHNYCSRVCCGHAVKNALKLKEKNPDMRIYILFRDMRTYGFKEDAYRKASELGVQFIRYTPEDPPEVEAISEGGKDMIRVTVTDPILGNRLELDADILSLAAAVRPPASIHDIAAKFKVTLSPDEFFKEAHVKLKPVEFAADGVFLCGTAHYPKHIPETINQAYGAAGRVITLLSKDTVVASGSVAKVNEDECVSCGACITACTYGAIQFHDTPKGKKAIVNPVLCKGDGLCNAKCPTNAIVLKHFTNEALFGQIDAAVTADQIAAQMDAALEEA, encoded by the coding sequence ATGCAGCTGTTTTCCGACAGCGTTGCCGGCAGAGATTTCGGAGATGTGATGGTGGTGGGCGGCGGCGTCAGCGGCATTCAGGCCTCTTTAGACCTGGCCACTGCCGGATTCCGGGTTTATCTGGTGGAAAAAAATCCCAGTATCGGCGGACACATGTCCCAGCTGGACAAGACCTTTCCCACCAACGACTGCTCCATGTGAATACTTTCACCCAAACTGGTCGAGGTCGGCCGGCATCCCAACATCGAAGTACTCACATTTACGGAAGTAGAAACCATCGAGGGCGAGAAAGGGGACTTTCAGGTCACTTTAAAAACCCGCCCCAGATATATTATCGAAGAAAAATGCACCGGGTGCACCACCTGCATGGAATACTGCCCCGTGGAATATCCGGATGCGTTCAACCAGGGAATTTCCAACAACAAGGCCGTGCATGTCTATTTTTCACAAGCCATTCCTCTGGTGGCCTATATAGACGACTCCTGCCTGTACCTGTCAGAGAAAAAGTGCGACATCTGCCGGGGGGTGTGCCAGACCGGGGCCATTGATTTCCGCCAGAAACCCACCCGGACAAGGATCAATGTGGGGGCGGTGATTCTGTCGTCCGGAATTACCCCGTTTGATCCGTCCGCCCGGGAGGAATACGGGTATTCCCAGTATACCAATGTGGTCACCAGCATGGATTACGAACGGCTTTTATCCTCCACGGGTCCTTACGGCGGTGAGGTGCGGCGGGGCAGCGACAAGCAACACCCCAAAAATATCGCCTGGATTCAGTGTGTGGGATCGAGAAGGGTGACACCGGGAGACAACTCCTATTGTTCCGGGGTGTGCTGCACCTATACTCAGAAGCAGATGATTCTGACCAAGGACCATGACCCGGATGCCAAATGCACAGTGTTTCATAATGATATCCGGTCATTCGGCAAAGATTTTGAGCGGTATTTCCAGCGGGCCGATGACCTGCCCGATACCCGGTTCATCCGAAGCTATGCATCCGTGGCCGGAGAAAACCCGGAAACCAAAAATATCAAAATTCGATATGCCACGGCCGATCAAGGGGTCAAGGAAGAAGAATTTGACATGGTGGTGCTGTCCGTGGGATTGAACCCGCCCAAAGCCTACAAGGAAATTGCGGAAAAATTCAAGATCGATATCAATGCCCACGGGTTCTGTGACATTGATTCTTCCAACCCGGTCCAGACCAGCCGGCCCGGTATTTTTGTGTCCGGCGCGTTCCAGGGACCCACGGATATTCCGGAATCCGTGTTTACCGCCAGTGGGGCCGGATCCCGGGTGGGGGAGATGCTGAATTTCCGCCGGGGCAAACTGGCCAGGGAAAGGATTTATCCCGAAGAGCGGGATGTGTCCAATGAAGAACCCAGGATCGGTGTGTTTGTGTGCCATTGCGGGGCCAATATTTCCAGCGTGGTCAATGTCCCGTCCACCGTGGAATACGCCAAAACCCTGCCCCATGTGGTCTATGCCCAGGAACAGATCTTTTCGTGTGCCACCAACTCGGCCAGAGAGATCACGGATCTGGCCGTTGAAAAAGGACTGAACCGGGTGGTGATCGCGGCCTGCTCGCCTCGAACCCTGGAACCGCTGTTCAGAGATACGTTGCAAGAAGCCGGACTCAACCAGTATTACCTGGATATGGCCAATATCCGGGAGCACTGCTCCTGGGTCCATTCCAGACAAAAAGAGGAAGCCACCCAAAAAGCCAAAGACATCATGCGCATGTCCGTGGCCCGGGCCGCGCATCTGGAACCTTTGAAAGAATTTGATCTGCCCGTGAACAAAACAGCCCTGGTGGTAGGCGGCGGCATTGCCGGCATGACCTGTGCATTGTCCATTGCCGCCCAGGGACATACTGTGGAACTGGTGGAAAAAAGCAAGGATCTGGGCGGTATGGGACGGCGGATTCACGGCACCCTGGAAGGCCTGGAAGTGCAGGCCTATCTGGATGATCTGATTGCCAAAGTTTATAAAAATCCCCATATTCATGTGTCCCATGAGGCCGAGATCAAAGAGGTGGCCGGATACCTGGGCAATTTCACCACCACGGTACAAACCGAAGGCCGCACCAAAATCATCAAACACGGGGCGTCGGTGCTGGCCATCGGTGCGGATGTGTACAACCCCACGGAATATCTGTACGGGGAAAACGATGCCGTGTTCACTCATCTGGAGATCGGAGAAGAGATCGCCAAAGGCAATGACACGGTCACAGGAGCGGAAAGCCTGGTGATGATTCAGTGTGTGGGCTCCAGAAATGAGACCCACAACTATTGTTCCCGGGTATGCTGTGGCCATGCCGTGAAAAACGCCCTGAAACTCAAGGAAAAGAACCCGGACATGCGCATCTATATTCTGTTCCGGGATATGCGCACCTATGGATTCAAAGAAGATGCCTATCGCAAAGCATCGGAACTGGGGGTGCAGTTCATCCGGTATACCCCGGAAGACCCGCCGGAGGTGGAAGCCATCTCTGAGGGCGGCAAAGACATGATCCGGGTGACCGTGACGGATCCGATTTTAGGGAACCGCCTGGAACTGGATGCCGACATCCTGTCTTTGGCCGCCGCGGTCCGACCGCCGGCATCCATTCATGACATCGCGGCCAAGTTCAAGGTAACCCTGAGCCCGGACGAGTTTTTCAAGGAAGCCCATGTGAAACTCAAACCCGTGGAATTTGCCGCGGACGGGGTGTTTCTGTGTGGGACGGCCCATTATCCCAAGCATATCCCGGAAACCATCAACCAGGCCTATGGGGCCGCCGGAAGGGTGATCACGCTGTTGTCCAAAGACACGGTGGTGGCATCGGGTTCCGTGGCCAAGGTGAATGAAGACGAATGCGTATCCTGCGGGGCCTGTATCACGGCGTGCACCTACGGGGCCATTCAGTTTCACGATACGCCCAAAGGCAAGAAAGCCATTGTCAATCCGGTCCTGTGCAAGGGCGACGGGCTGTGCAATGCCAAATGTCCCACCAATGCCATCGTGCTCAAGCATTTTACCAATGAGGCGTTGTTCGGACAGATCGATGCGGCGGTCACAGCGGATCAGATTGCCGCACAGATGGATGCCGCACTGGAAGAGGCATGA
- a CDS encoding (Fe-S)-binding protein, with amino-acid sequence METLAPFLEVIDEIKEAGGDPFQLCFQCGLCDTVCPWNRVRDFSMRRLVREAAFGLTEIEGEDIWRCTTCGRCPSQCPRGLGQIEVSQALRRVATEYEVFPASVKSARSARASVISEGNPLQGERASRGDWAKDLDVKPFESDMEILYFVGCYFSYDPRMKKVARATANILNKAGVDFGILADKENCCGESIRKIGSENVFIDLAKTNIKTFIDAGVKKILVSSPHCYHTFKNEYPEFMVNFEVIHMSEYLLDLINAGRLTLTKEMDEIVTYHDPCYLGRHNNIYDAPRLLLEKVKGLTLLEMVDHGKNSLCCGGGGGRIWMDTPQSERFSDIRLKQATDVGAKVLVTSCPYCITNFEESRLNLAYEDILEIRDITEIINDML; translated from the coding sequence ATGGAGACCTTAGCGCCTTTTTTAGAAGTAATCGACGAGATAAAGGAAGCCGGAGGGGACCCGTTCCAGCTGTGCTTCCAGTGCGGGCTGTGCGACACGGTGTGCCCGTGGAACCGGGTCCGGGATTTCAGCATGCGAAGGCTGGTGAGAGAAGCCGCTTTCGGATTGACGGAAATCGAAGGCGAGGATATCTGGCGGTGCACCACCTGCGGCCGGTGTCCGTCCCAGTGCCCGAGAGGCCTGGGTCAGATCGAGGTGAGCCAGGCCCTGCGCCGGGTGGCCACAGAATACGAGGTGTTTCCCGCGTCCGTCAAATCCGCCCGAAGTGCCCGGGCCAGTGTGATTTCCGAGGGCAATCCCCTCCAGGGAGAGCGGGCGTCCCGGGGAGACTGGGCCAAGGATCTGGATGTCAAGCCTTTTGAATCGGACATGGAGATCCTGTATTTTGTGGGCTGTTATTTTTCCTATGACCCGCGCATGAAAAAAGTGGCCCGGGCCACGGCCAATATTCTGAATAAGGCCGGCGTTGATTTCGGTATTCTGGCGGACAAGGAGAACTGCTGCGGAGAAAGTATCCGCAAGATCGGCAGTGAAAACGTGTTCATCGATCTGGCCAAAACCAACATCAAGACCTTTATCGATGCAGGCGTTAAAAAGATCCTGGTGTCTTCCCCGCACTGCTACCACACCTTTAAAAACGAATACCCGGAGTTCATGGTGAACTTTGAGGTGATTCACATGTCCGAGTATCTGCTGGATTTGATCAATGCCGGGCGCCTGACACTGACCAAGGAGATGGATGAGATCGTGACCTACCATGATCCCTGTTACCTGGGTCGGCACAACAATATTTACGATGCCCCCCGGCTGCTTTTGGAAAAGGTGAAGGGGCTGACCCTGCTGGAAATGGTGGATCACGGGAAAAACAGCCTGTGCTGCGGCGGCGGCGGGGGCCGGATCTGGATGGACACGCCCCAGTCCGAGCGGTTTTCCGACATCCGGCTGAAACAGGCCACGGATGTGGGGGCCAAAGTGCTGGTGACCTCATGCCCCTATTGTATCACCAATTTTGAAGAAAGCCGCCTGAATTTGGCATATGAAGATATCCTGGAGATCAGAGATATTACGGAAATCATCAATGACATGCTGTAA
- a CDS encoding aldehyde ferredoxin oxidoreductase N-terminal domain-containing protein, which produces MRYAETGFNLEVDLTRGNIEKVATDPRDTALYLGGLGTNAKILWDRVGPEVTPFSPENLLIFSAGLLCGTPATGCNRTILSTISPQTELMAFSMMGGFWAPELKYAGYDKVVLRGKSEKLVYLWIHNDTVEIRDASHLAGKGSVETAEMIRQELKQPKAQVAAIGLAGENRVYYASVEQGRSSASRGGIGAVMGDKRVKAIAVRGTKDINLAKPEEFITLCNDVLAYIKHREDNPIKGVMTILQGLGSPQEMKVHDEKWHTENFMWGNSRTRRKGFWNEEIEEAWTDTLEGARTRLISCFNCPMKCGATISMPGVPTYMMKCFTKLTYTMAAYSDLDFGLRIAQKATEYGLDGFSTPQVMAFALELLEAGILKPDDFPGLPESNEDRFFYLLDMIVNREGIGDVLAKGTYWAAKEIGNGAEEYAHNTIKKHEQLPLKLSMLNPIYFLMYAVGEKINITQIEGQFPQAPFPKREHREKFCEDWIQVPHEKFKQYFIDWELRGENSIPYYPTVEMTCDIVEWQEMMHYIDDALGQCAGLSSFPLKPPYHIHNYPKFISAGAGIDMDEETLSDAAKRYRTLVRAVNIRRGMRREDDRPPENHWKKRFPELEEKLLDGYYQLKGWNKEGIPTKEALEKMGLGYVADDFIQRGILTEDETADVQTETQTQ; this is translated from the coding sequence ATGAGGTACGCAGAAACAGGATTCAATTTAGAGGTTGATCTTACCCGGGGGAACATCGAAAAGGTGGCGACCGACCCCAGGGATACAGCACTCTATCTGGGGGGGCTGGGAACAAATGCCAAGATTTTATGGGACCGGGTGGGTCCGGAAGTGACCCCCTTTTCTCCGGAAAACCTGTTGATCTTCAGTGCAGGCCTGCTCTGCGGCACACCTGCCACGGGCTGCAACCGGACGATTTTGTCCACTATTTCCCCCCAGACGGAATTGATGGCGTTTTCCATGATGGGCGGATTCTGGGCCCCGGAACTTAAATATGCCGGATATGACAAAGTGGTTTTGCGGGGTAAGTCTGAAAAACTGGTGTATCTGTGGATTCACAATGATACCGTGGAAATCCGGGATGCATCGCACCTGGCCGGCAAAGGGTCTGTGGAAACGGCTGAAATGATCCGCCAGGAACTCAAACAGCCCAAAGCCCAGGTGGCGGCCATCGGCCTGGCCGGTGAAAACAGGGTATATTATGCTTCCGTGGAACAGGGCCGGTCCTCGGCCAGCCGCGGCGGCATCGGTGCGGTCATGGGGGACAAGCGGGTCAAAGCCATTGCCGTGCGGGGTACCAAAGACATCAACCTGGCAAAGCCCGAAGAATTTATCACGTTGTGCAACGATGTCCTGGCCTATATCAAACACCGGGAGGACAATCCCATTAAAGGTGTGATGACGATTCTCCAGGGTTTGGGATCTCCCCAGGAGATGAAAGTGCATGACGAAAAATGGCACACGGAGAATTTCATGTGGGGCAACTCCCGGACCCGGCGCAAAGGGTTCTGGAACGAGGAGATCGAAGAAGCATGGACCGACACCCTGGAAGGGGCCCGGACCCGGCTCATCTCCTGTTTCAACTGTCCCATGAAATGCGGGGCCACCATCTCCATGCCCGGTGTGCCCACCTATATGATGAAATGCTTTACCAAACTGACCTATACCATGGCGGCGTATTCCGATCTGGACTTTGGTCTCAGGATCGCCCAGAAAGCCACGGAATACGGGCTGGACGGGTTTTCCACCCCCCAGGTCATGGCTTTTGCCCTGGAACTGCTGGAAGCCGGGATTTTAAAACCCGATGATTTCCCGGGCCTGCCGGAATCAAACGAGGACCGGTTTTTCTATCTGCTGGACATGATCGTGAACCGGGAAGGCATCGGCGATGTCCTGGCCAAGGGCACCTACTGGGCTGCCAAAGAGATCGGCAACGGGGCCGAAGAATATGCCCACAACACCATCAAAAAGCATGAACAGCTGCCCTTGAAACTGTCCATGCTCAACCCCATCTATTTTCTGATGTATGCTGTGGGAGAAAAGATCAATATCACCCAGATCGAGGGTCAGTTTCCCCAGGCACCTTTTCCCAAGCGTGAACACAGAGAAAAATTCTGTGAAGACTGGATTCAGGTTCCCCACGAAAAATTCAAACAGTATTTTATTGACTGGGAACTGCGGGGAGAAAATTCCATCCCCTATTATCCCACCGTGGAGATGACCTGTGACATTGTGGAATGGCAGGAGATGATGCATTACATCGATGACGCGCTGGGCCAGTGTGCCGGGTTGTCCTCTTTTCCGCTCAAACCCCCTTACCATATTCATAATTATCCCAAATTCATCTCTGCCGGGGCCGGTATCGACATGGACGAAGAAACGCTCTCCGATGCAGCCAAGCGGTACCGGACCCTGGTACGGGCCGTGAATATCCGGCGGGGCATGAGACGAGAAGATGACAGACCGCCTGAGAATCACTGGAAAAAAAGGTTCCCTGAACTGGAGGAAAAACTGCTGGATGGCTATTACCAGTTGAAAGGCTGGAACAAGGAAGGGATTCCCACCAAAGAGGCCCTGGAGAAAATGGGGTTAGGCTATGTGGCGGATGATTTTATCCAGCGGGGCATCCTTACTGAAGATGAAACCGCAGATGTGCAGACAGAAACACAGACCCAATAG